CCCGCTCCCCAAAAGAAATCGCCGGGGCCCCATTTCCTGCGGCCCCGGTGCGGCGAATCGTCGGTCTCTTTGCCCTCACTCCACGTCTTCCTTCACCTCCACGAGTTCGAGCTGAAGGCCCGTGGTGCCCGCCTGGACCAGCGTCGCCTCCCCGTCTTCCAGCAGGGTGCGGTCCACCCAGTCGCCCGCACTCAGGTCCTCGTTGCCGTCCACGTCTTGCAGGGCGTAGATCGCGTAGGGCACGTCGTCGAGGTTCTCGATGGTGAACGTCGCCTTGGACCCAGTGCCTTGGATCACCGCGCCCCGCAGGTCCTCGGAGTCGCAGTCCCCCCTTGGACAGGCGAGGATCACGCTGTTCTTCAGCGAGTGGCCGCCCGCCGCCGTCACCGTGCCGCTGATGGTGCGGGAGGCGGCGGGGTGGGCACCTGCGCTCGTGGGGCGGTTGATGGAACCGGCGGCCAGGACGGGCGTGCCGAGCGTGAGGGTGAGGGCGAGCAGGGCGGTCAGGGTGGGCAGGGTGCGCTTCATGGGGTTCTCCTTCGCCGTGGGGCGTGTCCCGACGGTAGGAGAGGGGGAATGATTGGACGATGACCGGCCTACTGGGGGTTCTGGCAACTTTGTGTGTTGAGTCGAGTCGTGGGAAGCTCGGCTCGTCACTCCCACTCGAGCCGACAAGCCTGCTGGCAACTTTGATCTTCCAAGGTCGTCCGTTAAATCCTGGCCGGCTCGAGCCCCTTTCGATCAGGCGCAACAGTATCTGAGGCCACCCAAGCCTGTACACAAAATTCCGCCGACCGGACCCGGGTGGTGACCCTCGTTTTCCCTTTCTGGGGGGTTTTATGTTCGTGCTGGGTCTTGATGTCGGCAAAAGCGAACTGTACGCCTGCCTACTCCAGGTTCAAGCGCCTGGGTCCTTGACGCGTGTTGGTGTGGTCAAAGCCGTTGCGAACACCGCCAAGGGGCATGAACAGCTGCTCTTGTGGCTGACTTCGTCAGCCACAGTGGGGGAAGAGCTCTCGGTGGTGATGGAATCCACCAGCGTGTACTGGGAGCGAATGGCGATCACCCTCCACGAAGCCGGTTGCATTGTCAGTGTCGTGAACGCAGCACAGATCAAGTTCTTCGCGAAAAGTACGTTGAGGCGGGGGAAAACGGACAAGCTGGATGCGGAGTTGATCGCCCGGTATGGGGCCGTGATGCAGCCAGCCCGCTGGCTGCCCCCCGAAGCGGACCTGGTCGAGCTGCGTGCGCTGCTTCATGCCCGTGACCACATCGTGGAACTCCTGACCCTCGAGGCAGGGCGTCACCACGCCATGAATCACCAGCACCAACCCAATCCAAAAGCCCTCGGTTTCTGTGAAGCACGCCAGACACTGCTCGAACAGC
This is a stretch of genomic DNA from Deinococcus apachensis DSM 19763. It encodes these proteins:
- a CDS encoding IS110 family transposase, encoding MFVLGLDVGKSELYACLLQVQAPGSLTRVGVVKAVANTAKGHEQLLLWLTSSATVGEELSVVMESTSVYWERMAITLHEAGCIVSVVNAAQIKFFAKSTLRRGKTDKLDAELIARYGAVMQPARWLPPEADLVELRALLHARDHIVELLTLEAGRHHAMNHQHQPNPKALGFCEARQTLLEQQLEEANEAIRALVLGSKEVQEKVTLLTSIPGIGPLTASILLVETLHLSRMESSNQWAAYAGLSPVPRQSGSFTGRTHISKIGNARLRRAFYLCALTASRMKNTFGDFYRHLITQGKPKKVALIALARKLLRVAFAVLRSGQRFNPDYRRPSPEPA